A genomic window from Clostridiales bacterium includes:
- a CDS encoding NADP-dependent malic enzyme, which produces MTTREQSLKLHGEWKGKIETVCRVPVDSREALSLAYTPGVAEPCMAIHDDIEKSFELTRRWNTVPVITDGTAVLGLGDIGPEAGMPVMEGKCALFKAYGGVDAYPLCIKSKDVDEIINTIKLLSGSFGGINLEDISAPRCFEIETRLKAELDIPVFHDDQHGTAIVMTAALINALKLAKKDKTKIKVVVNGAGAAGISIARFLMLYGVKDVTLCDLKGIVCEGEEWLNPVQKEMAKTTNRAKLRGKLADAMKGADVFVGVSGPNCVTKDMVKSMAEKAILFPCANPVPEISPEAALEAGAFIVGTGSSQYPNQINNVLVFPGLFRGALDVRANTVNTEMMLAAAEGIANCVTEKQLSREYILPYAYDKTAHDCVAKAVAEAAVKTGVSKLKK; this is translated from the coding sequence ATGACAACAAGAGAGCAGTCTTTGAAATTGCACGGCGAGTGGAAGGGCAAAATCGAAACGGTTTGCCGCGTTCCCGTCGACAGCCGCGAAGCGTTATCGCTCGCGTACACGCCCGGCGTAGCCGAGCCGTGCATGGCTATTCACGACGATATAGAAAAAAGTTTCGAACTCACGCGCCGCTGGAACACCGTTCCCGTAATAACGGACGGCACGGCGGTGCTCGGGCTCGGCGATATCGGTCCCGAAGCGGGTATGCCCGTTATGGAAGGGAAGTGCGCGTTGTTCAAAGCGTACGGCGGCGTCGACGCGTACCCATTGTGCATTAAGAGCAAGGACGTGGACGAGATAATCAACACGATAAAGCTTCTTTCGGGCTCGTTCGGCGGAATCAACCTCGAAGACATTTCCGCGCCGCGCTGTTTCGAGATAGAAACGCGGCTCAAAGCGGAGCTCGACATTCCCGTGTTTCACGACGACCAGCACGGCACGGCGATCGTAATGACGGCGGCGCTTATCAACGCGTTGAAGCTTGCCAAAAAGGACAAGACCAAAATCAAGGTCGTAGTCAACGGCGCGGGCGCGGCGGGCATATCGATAGCGCGCTTTCTAATGCTCTACGGCGTAAAGGACGTTACGCTCTGCGATCTTAAAGGCATAGTGTGCGAGGGCGAGGAGTGGCTCAACCCCGTACAGAAAGAAATGGCGAAAACGACAAACCGCGCGAAGCTTCGCGGAAAACTCGCCGACGCCATGAAAGGCGCGGACGTGTTCGTGGGCGTGTCCGGTCCCAACTGCGTGACTAAGGACATGGTAAAGTCGATGGCGGAAAAGGCGATACTGTTCCCGTGCGCCAACCCCGTGCCCGAGATCAGTCCCGAAGCCGCGCTCGAAGCGGGAGCATTTATAGTAGGCACGGGTTCGTCGCAGTACCCCAACCAGATAAACAACGTTTTGGTTTTCCCGGGGCTGTTCCGCGGCGCGCTCGACGTGCGGGCGAATACGGTCAATACCGAAATGATGCTCGCCGCCGCAGAAGGAATTGCGAATTGCGTGACCGAAAAACAATTGTCGCGCGAATACATATTGCCTTACGCTTACGACAAAACAGCGCATGACTGCGTGGCGAAAGCGGTCGCCGAAGCGGCAGTCAAAACGGGCGTGTCCAAACTGAAAAAATAG
- a CDS encoding inorganic diphosphatase produces the protein MNIWHDIKAERITEQKFEALIEIPKGSKTKYELDKETGLLRLDRVLYTSTVYPANYGFIPRTLADDGDPLDVLVLCNETIHPMTLVTCTPIGVIKMVDGGALDEKIIAVPVDDPNYKCYYDINELPKHLFDEMMHFFEVYKMLEHKKTTVKEIAHKYDAIEIVRKCIAKYKTKYDKK, from the coding sequence ATGAATATTTGGCACGACATAAAAGCCGAACGCATTACCGAACAGAAGTTCGAAGCGCTTATAGAAATACCCAAGGGCAGTAAAACCAAGTACGAGCTCGATAAAGAAACGGGCTTACTGCGGCTCGACCGCGTACTTTATACTTCGACGGTGTATCCGGCAAACTACGGGTTCATTCCGCGCACGCTCGCGGACGACGGCGACCCGCTTGACGTTCTCGTTCTTTGCAACGAAACTATTCATCCGATGACGCTCGTCACTTGCACGCCCATCGGTGTTATAAAGATGGTTGACGGCGGCGCGCTCGACGAAAAGATAATCGCCGTGCCCGTCGACGATCCCAATTACAAATGCTATTACGATATCAACGAACTGCCCAAGCATTTGTTCGACGAAATGATGCACTTCTTCGAGGTCTATAAAATGCTCGAACATAAAAAGACGACGGTCAAAGAGATCGCGCACAAGTACGACGCGATCGAGATCGTGCGCAAGTGCATTGCCAAGTATAAAACGAAATACGATAAAAAGTAA
- the lepB gene encoding signal peptidase I, whose amino-acid sequence MNSEINSGEALLDQKDKQSNGFLYAIIFFLVAVILVLQFIALQPIDGESMENTLHDKQVCLVLRGIPFKTNRGDIVTINTAEKGEADHIIIKRVVAIEGDRLIFMTDETGTYVDLYICENGADRFTLKDEPYIRERMLDSASVYSKVTILSYTSSLTELDASDETAISGLTDFIIEVPDNSIYFLGDNRNVSRDSRYYGTRTTDKITSKVISTLN is encoded by the coding sequence ATGAACAGTGAAATAAACAGCGGCGAAGCGCTTCTCGACCAAAAAGACAAGCAGTCGAACGGTTTTCTGTACGCGATTATTTTCTTTCTGGTTGCGGTAATTTTAGTCCTGCAATTTATCGCATTGCAGCCGATCGACGGCGAAAGCATGGAAAACACGCTTCACGACAAGCAGGTTTGTTTGGTCCTACGCGGTATTCCGTTCAAAACCAATCGCGGCGATATCGTCACTATTAATACCGCCGAAAAAGGCGAAGCCGATCATATAATAATAAAACGTGTAGTAGCAATAGAGGGCGATCGACTTATATTCATGACCGACGAAACGGGCACGTACGTGGACCTGTATATCTGCGAGAACGGCGCGGACCGCTTCACTCTCAAAGATGAGCCGTATATCCGCGAGCGTATGTTGGACTCTGCTTCCGTATATTCAAAAGTCACTATTCTTAGCTACACCTCGTCGCTTACCGAACTCGACGCTTCCGACGAAACCGCAATATCCGGCTTAACCGATTTCATAATCGAAGTACCCGATAACAGCATTTACTTCCTCGGCGACAACCGCAACGTTTCGCGCGACAGCCGCTATTACGGCACACGTACCACCGATAAAATAACGTCAAAAGTTATAAGCACACTTAATTAA
- a CDS encoding LysR family transcriptional regulator, with protein MNYDYYRIFYYVGKHKNITRAAAELYSSQPALTRAIQNLESELNCRLFVRTKNGVEFTNEGQRLFEYVNVAHNQLLKGEEEISRAVSVDGGTIHIGSSVTALHNFLFNVLDDFHYMHPGVKFKITTGSNNGTVEKLKTGLIDLAFVSTPFNNSKELTTVTVASFNDILIAGNSFGYLKDKRLSLTDIKNYPFICLRQGMQLRQFIDDIFIKNGLTVSPDIETDGADLLVSMICHNFGLGFVPQGMAEDAIERGEVFRIELDEELPERSICMVSDPHHPHTNASREFYKIVKNRIRS; from the coding sequence ATGAACTACGACTACTACCGCATATTTTATTACGTTGGTAAGCACAAGAACATAACGCGCGCCGCCGCCGAGCTGTATTCTTCACAGCCCGCGCTCACCCGCGCCATACAGAACTTGGAAAGTGAATTAAACTGCCGACTGTTCGTCAGGACGAAAAACGGCGTTGAGTTCACCAACGAGGGGCAACGGCTGTTCGAATACGTGAACGTGGCGCACAACCAGCTGTTAAAGGGCGAGGAAGAAATAAGCCGAGCCGTAAGCGTGGACGGCGGAACAATACATATCGGTTCGTCGGTCACTGCGCTTCATAACTTTTTGTTCAACGTTCTCGACGATTTTCACTATATGCACCCCGGCGTTAAGTTCAAAATAACGACGGGCTCTAATAACGGCACGGTGGAAAAGCTCAAAACGGGCTTGATAGACCTTGCGTTCGTGTCCACACCGTTCAATAATTCCAAAGAACTTACGACCGTAACCGTCGCAAGCTTTAACGACATTCTTATTGCGGGAAACAGCTTCGGCTATCTTAAAGACAAGCGGCTGTCGCTGACCGATATAAAGAACTACCCTTTTATATGTTTGCGGCAAGGTATGCAGCTTCGTCAGTTCATAGACGATATATTCATAAAGAACGGCTTGACCGTTTCGCCCGATATAGAAACCGACGGCGCCGATCTTTTGGTGTCTATGATTTGTCATAATTTCGGGCTTGGGTTCGTGCCGCAAGGCATGGCTGAGGACGCTATCGAACGCGGCGAAGTTTTCAGAATCGAGCTCGACGAAGAACTGCCCGAGCGCAGTATTTGCATGGTGTCCGACCCTCACCACCCGCACACCAACGCTTCGCGAGAATTTTATAAAATCGTCAAAAATCGCATTCGCAGCTGA
- a CDS encoding ParB/RepB/Spo0J family partition protein gives MSMVRKSGLGRGLGALLSDIEEESVINSTETSEMLLSNIDPNVDQPRKQFNEEALTALVSSIKKHGVITPLIVTPKEDGRYMIIAGERRYRAATAAGLISVPVCVRECTPVQIDELSLIENIQREDLNPLEVARAIRKLMDDYGYTQEEAAERIGKARPTVANLLRLIDLSAPVQKLVEDGRLSAGHARCLVVVQDPELQFELAQKGCDDKMNVRDFEKLVKNAINPKKKAEPVKQSLELKDMVVRMQRTFGTKVTLLGNDNKGRIFIDYYTPDDLSRLESMLSYLEQNYKA, from the coding sequence ATGTCTATGGTAAGAAAAAGCGGTCTCGGGCGCGGATTGGGCGCACTACTCAGCGATATCGAAGAAGAATCGGTCATCAACTCGACCGAAACCTCGGAAATGCTGCTGTCCAATATCGACCCCAACGTTGATCAGCCGCGTAAACAGTTTAACGAAGAAGCGCTCACCGCCCTCGTTTCGAGCATTAAAAAGCACGGCGTTATTACCCCGCTTATCGTCACGCCCAAGGAAGACGGTCGGTACATGATAATCGCGGGCGAACGCCGTTACCGCGCCGCCACCGCCGCAGGGCTCATTTCCGTGCCCGTGTGTGTTCGCGAATGCACCCCCGTGCAAATCGACGAGCTGTCGCTTATCGAAAACATTCAGCGCGAGGACCTTAACCCCCTCGAAGTGGCGCGAGCCATACGCAAGCTTATGGACGACTACGGCTACACGCAGGAAGAAGCCGCCGAGCGTATCGGCAAGGCTCGCCCCACCGTCGCCAACCTTTTGCGCCTTATCGACCTTTCCGCCCCCGTGCAAAAGCTTGTAGAGGACGGACGGCTGTCCGCAGGTCATGCGCGTTGCTTGGTAGTCGTTCAAGACCCCGAGCTTCAATTCGAGCTTGCCCAAAAGGGTTGCGACGACAAAATGAACGTGCGCGACTTCGAAAAGCTCGTAAAGAACGCTATAAACCCCAAAAAGAAAGCGGAGCCCGTCAAGCAAAGCCTCGAACTCAAAGATATGGTCGTTCGTATGCAGCGCACGTTCGGCACCAAGGTCACATTGCTCGGTAACGACAATAAGGGGCGCATATTTATAGACTACTACACCCCCGACGACCTCAGCCGTTTGGAGAGTATGCTCAGTTACTTGGAGCAAAACTACAAGGCATAA